The Vibrio aphrogenes genomic interval AATACCACCCCAGAGGAGGACGGTGAGCGGGTCGTTAAGTTAAACACGCTTTCCAGCTCAGTGGCGTTTGACGGTTTTACTTCAATGTAAGGACTTAAAATAGCATCAATATGTTTGGCTCCAGAGAGGCCAATTTCAGGGGAAACTACCCAATAATGACTGCCTTTAGGAGTGACATTAGCAACAAATTCAGGGAATATTCTGGCGGTGATTTCCACGTTTTTCTTATTAAAATTAGGATGCACTAAGGTCACTTCACCCACTTGCACTCCTTGATATTTAATCGCTGAGCCAATATTAATGGTTTGATTGTCTGTCGCAATTAACGTGATTTTTTTCCCAAATTGGCGGGCAGATTTATAGTCAGGGTATAAGAGCCAGTTTTCTTTTAACTTGTTATCGACCCCCGGAAGGCTATCAAATGATATTGCGCCTTTAATTAAGCTAGTAATTGGTGACGCGGTCACTTTTAATCCGCTTAAATTGGCATCAACTTGGATACCAGAATGATTCCAGAAAACGGTTTGCTTGGTGATAAGGTATTTATAACGATTTTCTATTCGCAACTGAATTTTTACCCCTCCATCGACTAAAGAGAAGTGTGACACTTTACCAACCTCTAAATTACGATATAGAACAGGGCTGCCAATGGAGACCGGAGGGAGATTATTAGCAAATAGCGTTAGGCTGCTTGAACCGGCATTTTCATATTTAGCAAGGTCGGCTAAGGGTTTACTTGCATAGAGGTGATATTCCTTATTGATTTTACTTTCGCCTTGGCTATCGAAAGTAATAGAGCCGGCGAGTAATTGCTTAATCGGAGGCATGGAGACATTGACACCGGTTCCTGTGAAGTTAGCATCAACACTGGAGTTGATATAAAAGCGGGTTTTGGATTTCACTAAATTGGCGTATTGGGTATCAATTTGTGCATCGAAACGTACACGTTCGCCATCGAGGTGGACCTTGTTAACATTGCCGACAGGAATACCGCGATAGAGTATTTGCGTTCCTTCTTCTAACCCGTAGGTGTTTTCTGCGGTCAGTGTGATCGGCGTGGTTTGATTAGCCGCATTTAAGAGTTCATTTTTTTTAATCACTGTAAACTGGCGCGTTTTTTCTCCGGTTCCAGGTACTAAGCTGACAAAATTTCCACGAATAAAGTTACTGACGTTTTTCATTTCGGTGAGAGATAGCTTTGCTTCTTCAAGTACAAAATGAGAACCGGTATTTAAATCATCCGAAAAGGCGGGGTCAATGGCGGCAGAAGCCATGACTTGGTTTTTATCTTTCGATAAATTGACATCAGTGATACGTCCCACTTCAATGCCTTTATACATAATCGGAGAGTGAGGCGTGATGTTACTTTCATCAGGGATTGTCATGGTGATTCGGATACCACGTCCGGCGGTTTTCAAATCAGGGTACAATTTATAAGCATGGTTGTCGGAGACACTTTGGCCATCTTGCGGTGAATCCACGGCAATCGCGCCCATGAGAAGGGCATTCATGCTTTCTAATTGAACATC includes:
- a CDS encoding PqiB family protein; protein product: MKNEQSKPHVKLKQDRKISPLWILPIIALCLAAWLGYKSYSEMGQRIQIHFSNAQGLIEGRTTIRYQGLEVGIVRKISLADNLKDIFVDADIYPKATKLLSENTRFWLVKPKASLSGITGLDALVSGNYIAIQPDDDVMTGKKHTVKTKFTALKEEPMDIRSQNGLSLILHSKDLGSITVGSKVMFRKIPIGEVTNFNLADDSNSVTIQVSIKQQFAHIINSDSRFWNVSGINANVGFNGIDVQLESMNALLMGAIAVDSPQDGQSVSDNHAYKLYPDLKTAGRGIRITMTIPDESNITPHSPIMYKGIEVGRITDVNLSKDKNQVMASAAIDPAFSDDLNTGSHFVLEEAKLSLTEMKNVSNFIRGNFVSLVPGTGEKTRQFTVIKKNELLNAANQTTPITLTAENTYGLEEGTQILYRGIPVGNVNKVHLDGERVRFDAQIDTQYANLVKSKTRFYINSSVDANFTGTGVNVSMPPIKQLLAGSITFDSQGESKINKEYHLYASKPLADLAKYENAGSSSLTLFANNLPPVSIGSPVLYRNLEVGKVSHFSLVDGGVKIQLRIENRYKYLITKQTVFWNHSGIQVDANLSGLKVTASPITSLIKGAISFDSLPGVDNKLKENWLLYPDYKSARQFGKKITLIATDNQTINIGSAIKYQGVQVGEVTLVHPNFNKKNVEITARIFPEFVANVTPKGSHYWVVSPEIGLSGAKHIDAILSPYIEVKPSNATELESVFNLTTRSPSSSGVVFYLQSPTRASVKAGAPLLYRDFEVGQVKDVELGDLADRVITTIEIQPQYAYLIRKNSVFWNVSGVNVSVGISGAKIKSGTMDDILRGGIAFATPDDESLQSKASAKSTFLLHKEPQPDWLNWQLAIPK